Proteins from a single region of Murdochiella vaginalis:
- a CDS encoding NAD(P)/FAD-dependent oxidoreductase — protein sequence MTNYVIIGGSAAGYFAARQIRKNDAEGEITIISAENMAPYFRIRLTEAMGTGEKTENLLLQKPAFYAEQNIKLLLGKTVSSVDYEKQEVVFAEGDRLHYDKLLLATGAHPFIPPYEGGKLEGVTSIRTAEDLDTLRAYYPQIRRVLVVGGGLLGLEAAYALRQQNFEVHVCEFAEYLLIRQLDKETGELVRKSLETKEDLHIHVGASLKAVHGENKVTSVTLTNGEKLDCDAVVFSVGVRSNTALAGETLQKDKGIVVNDRMETSEANVWAAGDVAELNGRTMGLWSAAMEMGKVAGDTMSGKEAHYDSPLLFTNLQIGAVKLFSAGSHDGEMLYKEGTDGSFSKFFFDAEEKMIGAILYQDTKLTGKAKAWIKNRTPKKEVLDAIGE from the coding sequence ATGACCAACTATGTAATAATCGGTGGCAGCGCTGCGGGGTACTTTGCCGCCAGACAAATAAGAAAAAATGATGCGGAAGGAGAGATTACAATAATCTCCGCCGAAAACATGGCCCCTTATTTTCGAATTCGACTCACAGAAGCGATGGGAACGGGAGAGAAGACGGAGAATCTGTTGCTCCAGAAGCCTGCATTCTATGCCGAGCAGAACATAAAGCTTCTTCTCGGAAAGACGGTGTCTTCGGTGGATTATGAAAAACAGGAGGTTGTTTTTGCCGAGGGAGATCGTCTGCATTATGACAAGCTTTTGCTTGCCACGGGAGCCCATCCTTTTATTCCGCCGTATGAGGGTGGAAAATTGGAAGGAGTCACCTCCATTCGTACCGCGGAAGATTTGGATACGCTTCGCGCATATTACCCGCAAATTCGTCGGGTGCTTGTCGTCGGCGGCGGCTTGCTGGGATTGGAAGCGGCGTATGCACTTCGCCAACAGAATTTTGAGGTTCATGTATGTGAGTTTGCCGAGTATCTGTTGATTCGTCAGCTGGATAAAGAAACCGGAGAGTTGGTTCGCAAGAGCCTTGAAACCAAGGAAGATCTGCACATTCATGTTGGGGCGTCCCTGAAGGCGGTCCACGGTGAGAACAAAGTAACCAGTGTGACGTTAACGAACGGCGAAAAGCTGGATTGCGATGCAGTGGTATTCTCGGTTGGCGTACGCTCCAATACGGCTTTAGCCGGAGAAACGCTGCAAAAGGATAAGGGCATCGTGGTAAATGATCGCATGGAAACCAGCGAAGCAAATGTTTGGGCAGCAGGGGATGTTGCAGAGCTGAATGGCCGAACGATGGGACTTTGGTCCGCAGCGATGGAAATGGGAAAGGTTGCGGGCGATACCATGTCCGGTAAAGAAGCACACTATGATTCGCCGTTGCTCTTTACCAACTTGCAAATCGGTGCAGTGAAGCTGTTTTCTGCGGGATCGCATGACGGAGAAATGCTCTATAAAGAAGGCACAGATGGTTCCTTTAGCAAGTTCTTCTTTGATGCGGAAGAAAAGATGATCGGTGCGATTCTTTATCAGGATACGAAATTGACAGGAAAAGCAAAAGCGTGGATTAAAAATCGCACGCCCAAAAAAGAAGTCTTGGACGCAATCGGGGAATAA
- the mutY gene encoding A/G-specific adenine glycosylase: MSELSEKLIGWYDRHRRVLPWREDPTPYHVWVSEIMLQQTRVEAVKGYYTRFLEAFPDVHALAEASEGGLLKLWQGLGYYSRARNLQKAAKQLVQERKGKIPATLEELKRLPGIGAYTAGAIASIAFGQPVIAPDGNAYRIFSRLEREQGFLEDRKTKERLEERMRLEMDTRRPGAFNQALMDLGSLICVANGQPLCPTCPLRAFCAVSNREDASQFPRRRPKKPRQMENKTVVVMQRGDRLLLHQRPSKGLLAGLWLFPMFDGHLTQKEVLLQLLEEGICRKDIQKIETLEPATHIFSHLEWHMIGYRVTLSPLSDVPCDRNRAFSDQENFSHRADAVHEADEESFETLQLENKTFWADPDEIANRFAIPAAHRPFFVER, from the coding sequence GTGAGCGAATTATCTGAAAAATTGATCGGCTGGTATGATCGCCATCGTCGGGTGCTTCCCTGGCGGGAGGATCCTACGCCGTACCATGTTTGGGTATCGGAAATTATGCTGCAACAGACCCGCGTGGAAGCGGTTAAGGGCTACTACACACGATTTCTGGAAGCCTTTCCGGATGTCCATGCTTTAGCGGAAGCGAGCGAGGGGGGCTTGCTTAAGCTTTGGCAGGGCCTTGGATATTATTCACGAGCCAGAAATCTACAGAAAGCGGCGAAGCAGCTCGTACAGGAACGAAAGGGCAAGATTCCCGCGACCCTGGAAGAACTCAAACGCCTTCCGGGCATTGGTGCCTATACTGCAGGGGCGATCGCTTCCATCGCGTTCGGTCAGCCGGTGATTGCGCCGGACGGCAATGCGTATCGGATTTTTTCGCGATTGGAGAGAGAACAAGGCTTCCTCGAAGATCGGAAAACCAAGGAGCGCTTAGAAGAACGCATGCGTCTGGAAATGGACACGAGACGTCCGGGAGCATTCAATCAGGCCTTAATGGACCTGGGCTCTCTGATCTGTGTTGCGAATGGACAGCCCCTGTGTCCGACGTGCCCGCTTCGTGCATTTTGTGCCGTATCAAATAGGGAAGATGCGTCGCAATTTCCCAGACGGCGCCCGAAAAAACCGAGACAAATGGAAAACAAAACTGTGGTAGTCATGCAACGGGGCGATCGCCTCTTGCTGCACCAGCGTCCATCCAAAGGATTGTTAGCCGGCTTATGGCTCTTTCCTATGTTCGACGGTCATCTTACGCAGAAAGAGGTGCTTCTCCAATTACTTGAAGAGGGGATTTGTCGGAAAGACATTCAAAAAATCGAAACCTTGGAACCCGCAACGCATATTTTCTCACACCTGGAGTGGCATATGATCGGTTATCGCGTGACACTTTCCCCCTTGTCGGACGTACCATGTGATCGAAATCGAGCTTTTTCCGATCAAGAAAATTTTTCGCATCGAGCCGATGCTGTGCACGAGGCGGACGAAGAAAGTTTTGAAACGCTACAGCTGGAAAATAAGACGTTTTGGGCCGATCCGGATGAGATTGCCAATCGATTTGCAATCCCCGCCGCGCATAGACCATTTTTTGTCGAACGATGA
- a CDS encoding pseudouridine synthase: MRIRLDKWLSHQGLGSRKEVNALIRAGRVRVNGTTITVPKHIVEESDSVQYDTNDVAFPRYAYFLLHKPKGVLSATRDKRQTVLDLLRTEDRFRPLFPVGRLDMDTTGLLLLTDDGRLAHALLSPRRHVEKEYYAELDIPIDEALIADFAKGILLEPEGILTRPAHLFLREDGRVSVTITEGKYHQVKRMFAAGNRKVLSLHRHRMGPLVLDADLPEGEYRPLREEEIEQLRLAAGQRPEGGLGSEER, encoded by the coding sequence TTGCGTATTCGTCTCGATAAATGGCTGTCGCATCAGGGTTTAGGATCACGCAAAGAGGTCAATGCTCTGATCCGCGCCGGAAGGGTACGTGTAAACGGAACGACGATTACAGTGCCGAAGCATATCGTTGAGGAAAGCGATAGCGTGCAATACGATACAAATGACGTTGCCTTTCCGCGCTATGCCTATTTTCTCTTACATAAGCCTAAGGGGGTATTATCCGCTACGCGCGATAAACGGCAAACGGTTCTTGACCTGCTGCGGACGGAAGATCGTTTTCGGCCGCTGTTTCCTGTAGGAAGACTGGACATGGACACGACGGGGCTGTTGTTGCTGACGGATGACGGCAGATTGGCTCATGCCTTGTTGTCTCCACGACGGCATGTAGAAAAAGAATACTATGCGGAACTCGATATCCCCATTGATGAGGCACTCATCGCTGATTTTGCAAAGGGAATTCTTTTAGAACCGGAGGGTATCCTTACAAGACCGGCCCACTTGTTTTTGCGCGAGGACGGGCGCGTCAGCGTGACCATCACCGAAGGCAAATATCATCAGGTGAAACGTATGTTTGCTGCCGGCAATCGAAAGGTGCTTTCTTTGCACCGTCATCGCATGGGACCGTTGGTGCTGGACGCCGACCTTCCGGAAGGGGAATATCGGCCATTACGCGAAGAAGAAATTGAACAGTTGCGCCTCGCCGCGGGCCAACGCCCCGAAGGGGGCTTAGGAAGCGAAGAAAGATGA
- the groES gene encoding co-chaperone GroES, with protein MKLNPIGERIVIHKLEKEETTASGIVLPSSAQEQPQYAEVVAISDKISAQDEYKDAVKIGDRVIYSKYAGTDVKLDGEEYIVIKIEDVLAVVRD; from the coding sequence ATGAAACTTAATCCAATCGGAGAGCGCATTGTCATTCATAAATTAGAAAAAGAAGAGACAACGGCATCAGGAATTGTCTTACCGTCATCGGCGCAGGAACAGCCGCAATATGCGGAAGTCGTTGCTATCAGCGATAAAATTTCCGCCCAGGATGAATACAAAGATGCGGTTAAAATAGGCGATCGTGTGATTTATTCGAAATATGCCGGAACCGACGTGAAGTTGGATGGCGAAGAATACATTGTCATTAAGATTGAGGACGTGCTGGCTGTTGTTCGTGACTGA
- a CDS encoding response regulator transcription factor — MRLLIIHPDETILEDLSAAFLYDGYEVFRAASLKRAKEILLQQEVDLTLLTDETEEENILDFYSVLESSHAFPAMLMTRSPSVKHIVLLLEYGYQEVVRYPMDMLEIKARVRALLRQKPMAVSTCENQFMMELFGLQIDLIHRILSRDGKSVQLTSKEFEVLLVLIREKGEVLTRADLARDLWSETDEVHERNIDVYVRRLREKLSTLGMDDLVATKWGEGYLLRSTDPLRWKARELTHAYGVQGKVDRK, encoded by the coding sequence ATGCGGCTTTTAATCATTCATCCGGATGAAACCATATTAGAAGACCTTTCGGCGGCCTTCCTTTATGACGGCTACGAGGTGTTCCGTGCAGCTTCGCTCAAGCGTGCCAAGGAAATTCTTCTTCAACAGGAGGTGGATTTAACCCTTCTGACCGACGAAACCGAAGAAGAAAACATTTTGGATTTTTATTCGGTTTTAGAAAGCTCTCATGCCTTTCCGGCAATGCTCATGACACGATCGCCATCGGTGAAACACATTGTTCTTTTACTGGAATATGGCTATCAGGAAGTGGTGCGCTATCCCATGGATATGCTGGAAATCAAGGCCAGGGTACGTGCCTTGCTTCGTCAGAAGCCCATGGCCGTAAGCACTTGCGAGAATCAATTCATGATGGAGCTTTTTGGACTGCAAATAGACTTGATTCATCGCATACTTTCGCGCGACGGAAAAAGCGTACAGCTGACAAGCAAGGAATTTGAAGTGCTTTTGGTTTTGATTCGCGAAAAGGGAGAGGTGCTGACGCGAGCCGATTTAGCGCGCGATTTATGGTCGGAAACGGATGAGGTGCATGAGCGCAATATCGATGTCTATGTGCGCCGCCTGCGCGAAAAACTCAGCACGCTGGGCATGGATGACCTGGTCGCGACAAAATGGGGAGAAGGCTACCTCTTACGATCCACGGATCCCTTGCGATGGAAGGCCAGAGAACTAACGCATGCTTACGGCGTGCAAGGAAAAGTGGACCGGAAATGA
- the groL gene encoding chaperonin GroEL (60 kDa chaperone family; promotes refolding of misfolded polypeptides especially under stressful conditions; forms two stacked rings of heptamers to form a barrel-shaped 14mer; ends can be capped by GroES; misfolded proteins enter the barrel where they are refolded when GroES binds) — protein sequence MAKLISYNIEARSKIQEGVNKLADTVKVTLGPKGRNVVLEKSFGAPLITNDGVTIAKEIDLEDAFENLGAQLVKEVATKTNDVAGDGTTTATLLAQAIVREGLRNIAAGANPMVVKRGMKKASDFVVKKLQEMAKEVDTMDAIANVGTISAGEQAIGQMIAEAMEKVGKDGVITVEDSKTMENTLEVVEGMQFDRGYLSPYMVTDTEKMVAELEDPYILITDKKIGNIQDILPLLEQIVQSGKTLLIIAEDVEGEALATLVLNKIRGTFNAVAIKAPGYGDRRKEMLQDIAILTGGRVITEDLGLDLKTATIDMLGRAGKVNIDKEKTVIVSGHGDKSAISQRVEQIKKQIENTESDYDKEKLKERLAKLGGGVAVLRVGAATETEMKDKKLRIEDALSATRAAVEEGIVAGGGTAMIDAINDVDAYIADFEGDEKVGGQIIVRALEEPLRQIVANAGLEPSVVVEKVKASAAGEGFDAMREEYVNMFRAGIVDPTKVTRSALQNAVSIASMFLTTEAAVVSIPEEKKDPGMNPGAGYGAY from the coding sequence ATGGCAAAACTCATCAGTTATAACATTGAAGCCCGCAGCAAGATTCAGGAGGGCGTGAACAAATTAGCGGATACGGTTAAGGTCACTCTTGGCCCTAAGGGGCGCAATGTGGTTTTAGAGAAAAGCTTCGGTGCACCGCTTATCACAAACGACGGCGTCACTATTGCGAAAGAGATTGATCTCGAAGATGCTTTTGAGAACTTGGGCGCGCAGTTGGTAAAAGAAGTCGCCACCAAGACCAATGATGTGGCGGGTGACGGCACCACGACAGCTACTTTGCTGGCACAAGCCATCGTGCGCGAGGGCCTGCGCAATATTGCAGCCGGCGCAAATCCGATGGTGGTGAAGCGCGGCATGAAAAAAGCATCCGATTTCGTCGTGAAAAAGTTGCAGGAAATGGCCAAGGAAGTAGACACCATGGATGCCATTGCCAACGTTGGCACCATCTCCGCCGGAGAACAGGCAATTGGACAGATGATTGCCGAAGCGATGGAAAAAGTCGGTAAAGATGGTGTGATCACGGTGGAAGATTCCAAGACGATGGAAAACACGCTAGAAGTCGTTGAAGGAATGCAATTCGATCGCGGCTACCTCTCGCCGTACATGGTGACCGATACGGAAAAAATGGTCGCGGAATTGGAAGATCCCTACATTCTTATTACGGATAAGAAGATTGGAAATATTCAGGATATTCTGCCGCTTCTCGAACAGATCGTACAGTCCGGGAAGACACTGCTCATTATTGCAGAGGACGTAGAAGGCGAAGCGCTGGCTACGTTGGTGCTCAATAAGATTCGTGGAACGTTTAATGCCGTCGCAATCAAGGCTCCGGGATACGGAGATCGTCGCAAGGAAATGTTGCAAGATATTGCGATTTTGACGGGCGGCCGTGTTATTACGGAAGATCTTGGGCTGGACCTCAAGACGGCCACAATTGACATGCTTGGCCGAGCCGGCAAGGTCAATATTGATAAAGAAAAAACGGTGATCGTCAGCGGACACGGCGACAAGAGCGCCATTTCGCAGCGTGTAGAGCAGATCAAAAAGCAGATTGAAAATACCGAGTCTGACTACGACAAGGAGAAGCTGAAGGAACGCTTGGCAAAATTGGGCGGCGGCGTTGCTGTCCTGCGTGTCGGTGCAGCAACGGAAACCGAGATGAAGGATAAGAAGTTGCGCATCGAGGATGCCCTTTCTGCAACGCGTGCAGCGGTCGAGGAAGGAATTGTTGCCGGCGGCGGCACAGCGATGATCGATGCGATCAACGATGTGGATGCCTATATTGCAGACTTTGAAGGGGATGAAAAAGTCGGCGGACAGATCATTGTGCGCGCGCTGGAAGAACCGTTGCGCCAGATTGTCGCGAATGCGGGCCTTGAACCCTCTGTCGTGGTGGAAAAGGTGAAGGCGAGTGCAGCAGGAGAAGGCTTTGATGCCATGCGCGAAGAATACGTCAACATGTTCCGTGCAGGCATTGTGGATCCGACCAAGGTGACCCGGTCGGCTCTGCAGAATGCTGTGTCCATCGCCTCGATGTTCCTTACCACGGAAGCCGCAGTCGTGAGCATTCCGGAAGAAAAGAAGGATCCAGGAATGAACCCGGGGGCAGGGTACGGCGCCTATTAA
- the pepF gene encoding oligoendopeptidase F, producing MDEKQSIAYRWAIDEMYPDASAMERDITTLQNTILSLKRWSKEPKAHFSEILEAYRQSEILAENLIVYTHMKQDEDSRNSEAQRQYQTASRLLQEYVAAFSFFEPYLLSLSEEEQKALMENQEYAFFHEWFARIFRYKKHTLSASEENLLAKMHFLSEAPDAIYYFLTNADMHFPPLKSLDGEELTQQNFTTHEKNPDVAVRKEAFLSLYTAFHGLGNTISTAYTNNVKALTTEAELRHYDSALAMTLYEDDVPPSVYDSLLESVDRHLPLLHRYYAKKKELLGLTEQHMYDVYLPLIKGTAKTYTFEEAKELCIASVAPLGEDYQTIYRKAFEERWMDVYPREGKAGGAYSSGSYESRPYILLNFNGTLDSVFTLAHEMGHSMHSYFAKHSNEALYYNYTIFAAEVASTFNELLLLDYLTKHAKTEEEKRELLDHHLDSFKSTVYRQTMFEEFEKTVHERIENGESLAGEDYDRLYLELNKKYFGDAMISDPEIAYEWMRIPHFYSNFYVYKYATGFTAATVLSQKVLHGGQEDVDAYFAFLKDGAHHFPIEQLKMAGCDMTDPKTVDSALSVFAGLVEKVEAIASL from the coding sequence ATGGACGAAAAACAAAGTATCGCCTATCGTTGGGCGATTGATGAGATGTATCCCGACGCATCCGCGATGGAACGGGATATTACAACACTACAGAACACGATATTGTCGCTCAAACGTTGGTCAAAAGAACCGAAAGCCCATTTTTCGGAAATCCTGGAGGCCTATCGTCAAAGCGAGATCCTTGCGGAAAACCTGATCGTTTATACACATATGAAACAGGATGAGGACAGCCGCAACAGTGAGGCGCAGCGTCAGTATCAAACGGCTTCCCGCCTGCTGCAGGAATATGTTGCCGCCTTTTCGTTCTTTGAGCCCTATCTACTCTCTCTTTCGGAAGAGGAGCAGAAGGCGTTGATGGAAAATCAAGAGTACGCCTTTTTTCATGAGTGGTTTGCCCGTATCTTCCGCTATAAGAAGCATACGCTTTCTGCCTCGGAAGAAAATCTTCTGGCGAAAATGCACTTTCTGTCGGAAGCTCCGGATGCAATCTACTACTTTTTAACCAATGCCGACATGCACTTTCCACCGTTAAAGAGTTTGGACGGGGAGGAGCTCACACAGCAAAATTTTACAACGCATGAAAAAAATCCGGATGTTGCCGTGCGCAAAGAAGCATTTCTTTCACTGTATACAGCATTTCATGGACTCGGCAATACCATCTCGACGGCATACACCAATAACGTCAAGGCTCTTACGACAGAAGCTGAGCTGCGCCACTATGACAGTGCGCTGGCTATGACGCTTTATGAAGATGATGTTCCTCCATCTGTATATGATTCGTTGCTCGAGAGCGTTGATCGGCATCTGCCGCTTCTGCATCGTTACTATGCGAAGAAAAAAGAGCTGCTGGGATTAACGGAACAGCATATGTATGATGTCTATCTTCCGCTCATTAAAGGAACGGCGAAAACCTATACCTTTGAAGAAGCAAAGGAACTTTGCATCGCATCGGTGGCACCGCTCGGAGAGGACTATCAGACAATCTATCGAAAAGCCTTTGAAGAACGCTGGATGGACGTCTATCCTCGTGAAGGAAAGGCGGGAGGGGCGTATTCTTCCGGTTCCTATGAAAGCCGCCCCTATATTCTTTTGAATTTTAACGGTACGCTGGATTCCGTGTTCACATTGGCCCATGAGATGGGACATTCCATGCACAGCTATTTCGCTAAGCACAGCAATGAAGCTCTCTATTACAATTACACGATTTTTGCGGCGGAGGTTGCCTCCACTTTTAACGAACTGCTGTTGCTGGATTATCTGACGAAACATGCCAAAACCGAAGAGGAAAAGCGAGAGCTTCTGGATCACCATCTGGACAGCTTCAAGTCTACGGTCTATCGTCAAACGATGTTTGAGGAATTTGAAAAAACGGTTCATGAGCGTATTGAAAATGGCGAAAGCTTGGCGGGCGAGGACTATGATCGCCTGTATCTCGAATTAAACAAAAAGTACTTCGGAGACGCGATGATCTCGGATCCGGAGATTGCCTACGAGTGGATGCGCATTCCGCATTTTTACTCCAACTTTTATGTATATAAATATGCCACCGGCTTTACCGCGGCTACGGTGCTTTCGCAAAAAGTACTGCACGGCGGTCAGGAAGATGTAGATGCCTATTTCGCATTCTTGAAAGATGGCGCGCACCATTTCCCGATTGAACAGCTGAAGATGGCAGGATGCGATATGACCGATCCCAAGACGGTGGACAGTGCGCTTTCCGTTTTTGCGGGATTGGTGGAAAAGGTAGAAGCTATTGCGAGCTTATGA
- a CDS encoding class B sortase, with product MKRKQWGILVVAFALVLLFAACGKKKAPASDEAAPASESSKEQETSETVMSIRHGTITLAKPGFDKKIKDLQKRNADVVGWISLDGTPNAYPLLYSGDNDYYLRRNIDKEYELYGIPFLDMENTSKLTDQNTVIYGHMPDAGGLQQFGVLRHYKEQEFTDKSPKTVTITTNNGIYTYRLFTIHKVLEEAPYRRANMPEKEYAALLKEAVEGSMVNFHYDKAVTTKERVLTLSTCTGDGDHTYRLAILGVLDKAELTPEAFEEAKRFYGNEKEKAPEESSTTQSL from the coding sequence ATGAAAAGAAAACAATGGGGGATTTTGGTTGTTGCTTTTGCCCTGGTGCTTCTTTTCGCGGCTTGCGGAAAGAAAAAGGCCCCGGCAAGCGATGAGGCGGCACCGGCTTCTGAGAGCAGCAAAGAGCAGGAGACAAGCGAGACGGTGATGAGCATTCGTCACGGGACGATCACGTTAGCAAAGCCCGGCTTTGACAAAAAGATTAAAGACTTGCAAAAACGGAATGCCGATGTCGTAGGCTGGATTTCGTTGGATGGCACACCGAATGCCTATCCGCTCCTGTATTCGGGGGACAATGATTACTATTTGCGACGCAATATCGATAAAGAATACGAGCTCTATGGAATTCCTTTCCTGGATATGGAGAACACCTCGAAGCTGACCGATCAGAACACCGTCATTTACGGTCATATGCCGGATGCCGGCGGATTGCAGCAATTTGGTGTTTTGCGTCATTATAAAGAACAGGAGTTTACCGACAAATCGCCAAAGACGGTTACCATTACCACCAACAACGGCATTTATACGTATCGCCTGTTTACCATCCATAAAGTATTGGAAGAAGCACCGTATCGCCGTGCCAACATGCCGGAAAAAGAATATGCGGCCTTACTTAAAGAGGCTGTCGAAGGCAGTATGGTCAATTTCCACTACGATAAAGCAGTCACCACAAAGGAACGAGTCTTAACGTTATCCACCTGTACGGGAGATGGCGATCATACGTATCGTCTCGCCATTCTTGGCGTGCTGGATAAAGCGGAATTGACGCCGGAAGCGTTTGAAGAAGCAAAACGCTTTTACGGAAATGAGAAAGAAAAAGCACCGGAAGAAAGCAGTACGACGCAAAGCTTATAA
- the srtB gene encoding class B sortase: protein MKKWLRRLIQGIFLMIMAFSVVEIGTYLWERQKSNSEIAAVQKQLADLSIPKEASSASSVAQNAPMLDYEALMNRLKTMNKDIVAYIMIYGAPNQYPVLQAKDNDYYLRRGIDEKYSIQGIPFMDYQNKPDLTDQNTVLYGHMMYYGDEMFGILKHFLDQSYVDKSDNLFSLVNEKGIYTYRIFSIRQRDATDSYRDPNVEEKTFLNNLQKDLDRSEVNFHFKEKLSAKDRVVTLSTCTTTQDESKRIAVVGVLVKIENKERTVTREQVMSIDANRGWDNTEKPPMPPADASAVSK from the coding sequence ATGAAAAAATGGTTACGGCGTCTGATACAGGGCATTTTCCTGATGATCATGGCGTTTAGTGTAGTAGAAATTGGCACCTATCTTTGGGAAAGACAAAAGTCCAATTCGGAAATCGCTGCGGTCCAGAAGCAGCTTGCCGATTTGTCGATTCCAAAGGAGGCTTCTTCCGCTTCTTCCGTGGCGCAGAATGCGCCGATGTTGGATTACGAAGCGTTGATGAATCGCCTGAAGACCATGAATAAGGATATTGTTGCTTATATTATGATCTACGGAGCACCGAATCAATATCCGGTTCTGCAGGCGAAGGACAATGACTACTATCTTCGCAGAGGCATTGACGAAAAGTACAGTATTCAGGGCATTCCTTTTATGGATTATCAAAACAAGCCCGATCTGACGGATCAGAATACGGTTCTTTACGGGCACATGATGTATTACGGAGATGAGATGTTCGGCATTCTCAAACACTTTTTGGACCAGAGCTATGTCGACAAGAGCGATAACCTTTTTTCTCTCGTGAACGAGAAAGGAATTTATACGTATCGTATCTTTTCCATTCGCCAACGCGATGCGACGGATTCGTATCGCGATCCCAATGTGGAGGAGAAAACATTTCTTAACAATTTGCAGAAAGATTTGGACCGCTCCGAAGTGAACTTTCATTTTAAGGAAAAGCTCAGTGCAAAAGATCGCGTCGTGACGCTTTCAACCTGTACCACCACACAGGACGAGAGCAAACGCATCGCCGTTGTAGGCGTATTGGTCAAAATAGAAAACAAGGAACGCACGGTTACGCGCGAGCAGGTCATGAGCATCGACGCAAACAGGGGGTGGGACAATACGGAAAAGCCGCCAATGCCTCCGGCAGATGCATCCGCCGTAAGCAAGTAA